Genomic window (Caldinitratiruptor microaerophilus):
CCTGCCCCCCGCCGTGCACCTGGCCGCCGCGCTGCGGGAGGCCGGGGTGCCGCTCGGGGCCGACCCCCTCACCCTCGACGACCTGGTGGACGAGCTATGCCGGTTGTACTCGACAACGTGAGCTTCGTGTACCACCCGGGCACCCCCCACGCCTGGCGGGCGCTGGACGGCGTGAGCCTCACCCTGGACGACCGCGAGGCGGTGGGGGTGATCGGGCCCACCGGCTCGGGAAAGTCGACCCTCGTGCAGCACATCGGGGCGCTGCTCCGGCCCACCTCGGGGCGGGTGTGGATCGACGGCGTCGACACCTCCGCCCGCCGCGCCGACCTCAGGGCCGTGCGCCGCAAGGTGGGGCTGGTCTTCCAGTATCCCGAACACCAGCTGTTCGCCGCCACCGTGCGGGAGGAGGTGGCCTTCGGCCCCCGGAACCTGGGCGTCCCGGAGGCGGAGGTGGAGGAGCGGGTGCGCTGGGCGCTGGAGGCCGTGGGGCTCGGGCCGGAGCTGCTGGACCGCTCGCCCTTCGCCCTGAGCGGCGGCCAGGCCCGGCGCCTCGCGCTGGCCGGCGTGCTGTCGATGCGCCCGCAGCTCCTGGTGCTCGACGAGCCGACCGCCGGGCTCGACCCCCTCGGCCGGCGGGAGATGCTCGACCTGGTGCGGCGGCTGCACGAGGGCGGAATGGGGGTCGTGCTGGTCTCCCACTCCATGGACGACGTGGCGGAGCTCGTCGGGCGGGTCATCGTGCTCGACCGGGGCCGGGTGGTCCTCGACGGGCCGGCGCGCGAGGTGTTCCACCGCCGGCAGGAGCTCGCGGCGCTCGGCCTGGACGCGCCGGCGGCGGCCCGCCTGGTCGACCTGCTCCGGGAACGGGGTTGGCCCCTGCCGGGCCAGGCGGTGACCGCGGCGGAGGCGGCCCGGGAGATCGCGGCGGTGCTGGCCGCCCGCGGGCAGGCCGCGGGGCCCCGGCCCGGGAGGTGAGCAGGGGTGCTGGATCTCCAGCTGATCGGCCAGTACGTGCCCGGGACGAGCTTTCTGCACCGCCTGGACCCGCGCACCAAGCTGGTCGGCGTCATCGCTTACAGCGTCCTCATCTTCTTCCTGCGCGACGCCGTGGGCATCGGCCTGGCCTTCGCCCTCGCCGCCGCGGCGGTCGCAGCGGGCCGCCTCTCGCCCGCGCTCCTCCTGCGGGGCCTGCAGCCGGTGCTGGTGCTCCTCGTGCTGACCGTGGCCCTCAACGCCGTCCTCACCCCCGGCCAGCCGCTCGGGCGCCTCGGACCCGTCACGGTGACCCGGGAAGGGCTGGCGCTCTCCGCGCTCATGGCGGCCCGCCTGGTGCTGCTGGTGGTGGTCGCGTCGCTGCTCACCCTCACCACCACCCCGATCGCCCTGACCGACGGGGTGGAGCGGCTCCTGCGCCCCCTGAGCCGGGTCGGGGTGCCGGCGGCGGAACTGGCGCTCATGATGACGATCGCCCTCCGCTTCATCCCGACCCTGATGGAAGAGGCGCAGCGCATCCTCAAGGCCCAGGAGGCCCGGGGGGCCCGCCTGCGGGCGCAGGGCCCGCTGCGGCAGGTCCAGGCCCTCCTGCCGATCCTCGTACCGCTCTTCGTCGCCGCCTTCCGGCGGGCCGACGAACTGGCCGTGGCGATGGAGGCCCGCGGCTACCGCGGCGGTCAGGGCCGGACCCGGATGCGGGAACTCGCCTTCGGGCCGGCGGACGCCGTGGCGGCAGCGCTGCTCGCCGCCTGGGCCGGAGCGGTGATCGCGTGGCGGTGGTGGGGGAGTTGACGCGGACGATCAAGCTGACGCTGCGGTACGACGGCACGGCGTACGGCGGCTTCGCCCCCCAGCCGAACGCCGTCACCATCTCCGCCCTCCTGCGGGAGGCCATCCGCCGGGCGACGGGGGAGGTGCCGCGGCTCGCCGTCGCCGGCCGCACCGACGCGGGGGTGCACGCCCGCGGGCAGGTCGTGAGCTTCTCGACCGCCAGCCGGATCCCGGCCGACCGCTTCCCTCACGCGCTGAACGCCCACCTGCCACATGACGTGGTGGCGGTCGCCGCCGAGGAGGTGCCGCCGGCCTTCCACGCGCGATACGACGCGGTCTCGAAGGTGTACAGCTACACGATCGACAACAGTCCGTTCCCCGACCCCCTCCTGCGCCGGTACGCCTGGTTCGTGCCGCAGCCCCTCGACCTGGGCGCCATGCGGGCCGCCGCGGCCCTGCTCGTGGGCCGGCACGACTTCGCCGCCTTCCGGTCGACCGGGGGCGCGGCGAAGACGTCCGTGCGCACCCTGCACCGGCTGGAGGTCGCCGAGGTGCCGGGGGCGCCGGTGGTCGGGCGCCTCCTGCGGATCGAGGCGGAGGCGGACGGCTTCCTCTACAACATGGTCCGCATCCTCGCCGGCACACTGGTGGAGGTCGGGCTGGGCCGGCGGAGCCTCGACGACGTCCGGGCCGCCCT
Coding sequences:
- a CDS encoding energy-coupling factor transporter ATPase gives rise to the protein MPVVLDNVSFVYHPGTPHAWRALDGVSLTLDDREAVGVIGPTGSGKSTLVQHIGALLRPTSGRVWIDGVDTSARRADLRAVRRKVGLVFQYPEHQLFAATVREEVAFGPRNLGVPEAEVEERVRWALEAVGLGPELLDRSPFALSGGQARRLALAGVLSMRPQLLVLDEPTAGLDPLGRREMLDLVRRLHEGGMGVVLVSHSMDDVAELVGRVIVLDRGRVVLDGPAREVFHRRQELAALGLDAPAAARLVDLLRERGWPLPGQAVTAAEAAREIAAVLAARGQAAGPRPGR
- the truA gene encoding tRNA pseudouridine(38-40) synthase TruA, which produces MTRTIKLTLRYDGTAYGGFAPQPNAVTISALLREAIRRATGEVPRLAVAGRTDAGVHARGQVVSFSTASRIPADRFPHALNAHLPHDVVAVAAEEVPPAFHARYDAVSKVYSYTIDNSPFPDPLLRRYAWFVPQPLDLGAMRAAAALLVGRHDFAAFRSTGGAAKTSVRTLHRLEVAEVPGAPVVGRLLRIEAEADGFLYNMVRILAGTLVEVGLGRRSLDDVRAALATGDRTRAGRTAPPHGLCLEAVRYPE
- a CDS encoding energy-coupling factor transporter transmembrane component T family protein, which codes for MLDLQLIGQYVPGTSFLHRLDPRTKLVGVIAYSVLIFFLRDAVGIGLAFALAAAAVAAGRLSPALLLRGLQPVLVLLVLTVALNAVLTPGQPLGRLGPVTVTREGLALSALMAARLVLLVVVASLLTLTTTPIALTDGVERLLRPLSRVGVPAAELALMMTIALRFIPTLMEEAQRILKAQEARGARLRAQGPLRQVQALLPILVPLFVAAFRRADELAVAMEARGYRGGQGRTRMRELAFGPADAVAAALLAAWAGAVIAWRWWGS